From one Macaca nemestrina isolate mMacNem1 chromosome 3, mMacNem.hap1, whole genome shotgun sequence genomic stretch:
- the LOC105483912 gene encoding wolframin isoform X1 — MDSDTAPLGPSCPQPPPAPQPQARSRLNATASLEQERSERPRAPGPQAGPGPGVRDAAAPAEPHAQHTRSRERADGTGPTKGDVEIPFEEILERAKAGDPKAQTEVGKHYLQLAGDTDEELNSCTAVDWLVLAAKQGRREAVKLLRRCLADRKGITSENEREVRQLSSETDLERAVRKAALVMYWKLNPKKKKQVAVAELLENVGQVNEHDGGVQPGPVPKSLQKQRRMLERLVSSESKNYIALDDFVEITKKYAKGVIPSSLFLQDDEDDDELAGKSPEDLPLRLKVVKYPLHAIMEIKEYLIDMASRAGMHWLSTIIPTHHINALIFFFIISNLTIDFFAFFIPLVIFYLSFISMVICTLKVFQDSKAWENFRTLTDLLLRFEPNLDVEQAEVNFGWNHLEPYAHFLLSVVFVIFSFPIASKDCIPCSELAVIAGFFTVTSYLSLSTHAEPYTRRALATEVTAGLLSLLPSMPLNWPYLKVLGQTFITVPVGHLVVLNISVPCLLYVYLLYLFFRMAQLRNFKGTYCYLVPYLVCFMWCELSVVILLESTGLGLLRASIGYFLFLFALPILVAGLALVGVLQFARWFMSLELTKIAVTMAVCSVPLLLRWWTKASFSVVGVVKSLTRSSMVKLILVWLTAIVLFCWFYVYRSEGMKVYNSTLTWQQYGALCGPRAWKETNMARTQILCSHLEGHRVTWTGRFKYVRVTDIDNSAESAINMLPFFIGDWMRCLYGETYPACSPGNTSTAEEELCRLKLLAKHPCHIKKFDRYKFEITVGMPFSSGADSSRGREEDDVTKDIVLRASSEFKSVLLSLRQGSVIEFSTILEGRLGSKWPVFELKAISCLNCMAQLSPARRHVKIEHDWRSTVHGAVKFAFDFFFFPFLSAA, encoded by the exons GGCCTACAAAAGGAGACGTGGAAATCCCCTTTGAAGAAATCCTGGAGAGGGCCAAGGCCGGGGACCCCAAGGCACAGACTGAG GTGGGGAAGCACTACCTGCAGTTGGCCGGCGACACGGATGAAGAACTCAACAGCTGCACTGCTGTGGACTGGCTGGTCCTCGCCGCAAAGCAGGGCCGGCGGGAGGCTGTGAAGCTGCTTCGCCGGTGCTTGGCGGACAGAAAGG GCATCACATCCGAGAATGAACGGGAAGTGAGGCAACTCTCCTCCGAGACCGACCTGGAGAGGGCCGTGCGCAAGGCAGCCCTGGTCATGTACTGGAAGCTCAACCCCAAGAAGAAGAAGCAGGTGGCCGTGGCGGAGCTGCTGGAGAATGTCGGCCAGGTCAACGAGCACG ATGGAGGGGtgcagccaggccctgtgccCAAGTCCCTGCAGAAGCAGAGGAGGATGCTGGAGCGCCTGGTCAGCAGCGAGT CCAAGAACTACATCGCACTGGATGACTTTGTGGAGATCACTAAGAAGTACGCCAAGGGCGTCATCCCCAGCAGCCTGTTCCTGCAGGACGACGAAGATGATGACGAGCTGGCGGGGAAGAGCCCTGAGGACCTGCCGCTGCGCCTGAAG GTGGTCAAGTATCCCCTGCACGCCATCATGGAGATCAAGGAGTACCTGATCGACATGGCCTCCAGGGCGGGCATGCACTGGCTGTCCACCATCATCCCCACGCACCACATCAACGCCCTCATCTTCTTCTTCATTATCAGCAACCTCACCATCGACTTCTTCGCCTTCTTCATCCCACTGGTCATCTTCTACCTGTCCTTCATCTCCATGGTGATCTGCACCCTCAAGGTGTTCCAGGACAGCAAGGCCTGGGAGAACTTCCGCACCCTCACTGACCTGCTGCTGCGCTTCGAGCCCAACCTGGACGTGGAGCAGGCCGAGGTCAACTTCGGCTGGAACCACCTGGAGCCCTACGCCCACTTCCTGCTCTCTGTTGTCTTCGTCATCTTCTCCTTTCCCATCGCCAGCAAGGACTGCATCCCCTGCTCGGAGCTGGCTGTCATCGCCGGCTTCTTTACCGTGACCAGCTACCTGAGCCTGAGCACCCACGCAGAGCCCTACACGCGCAGGGCCCTGGCCACCGAGGTCACCGCCGGCCTGCTGTCGCTGCTGCCCTCCATGCCCCTGAATTGGCCCTACCTGAAGGTCCTTGGCCAGACCTTCATCACTGTGCCTGTCGGCCACCTGGTCGTCCTCAACATCAGCGTCCCCTGCCTGCTCTACGTCTACCTGCTCTACCTCTTCTTCCGCATGGCGCAGCTGAGGAATTTCAAGGGCACCTACTGCTACCTGGTGCCCTACCTGGTGTGCTTCATGTGGTGCGAGCTCTCGGTGGTCATCCTGCTGGAGTCCACCGGCCTGGGGCTGCTCCGTGCCTCCATCGGctacttcctcttcctctttgccCTCCCCATCCTGGTGGCCGGCCTGGCCCTGGTGGGCGTGCTGCAGTTCGCCCGGTGGTTCATGTCTCTGGAGCTCACCAAGATCGCAGTCACCATGGCGGTCTGCAGCGTGCCCCTGCTGCTGCGCTGGTGGACCAAGGCCAGCTTCTCCGTGGTGGGGGTGGTGAAGTCCCTGACGCGGAGCTCCATGGTCAAGCTCATCCTGGTGTGGCTCACGGCCATCGTGCTGTTCTGCTGGTTCTATGTGTACCGCTCAGAGGGCATGAAGGTCTACAACTCCACACTGACCTGGCAGCAGTACGGGGCACTGTGTGGGCCACGCGCCTGGAAGGAGACCAACATGGCACGCACCCAGATCCTCTGCAGCCACCTGGAGGGCCACAGGGTCACGTGGACCGGCCGCTTCAAGTACGTCCGCGTGACCGACATCGACAACAGCGCCGAGTCGGCCATCAACATGCTCCCGTTCTTCATCGGCGACTGGATGCGCTGCCTCTACGGCGAGACCTACCCTGCCTGCAGCCCTGGCAACACCTCCACGGCCGAGGAGGAGCTCTGTCGCCTTAAGCTGCTGGCCAAGCACCCCTGCCACATCAAGAAGTTCGACCGCTACAAGTTCGAGATCACCGTGGGCATGCCATTCAGCAGCGGCGCCGACAGCTCGCGCGGCCGCGAGGAGGATGACGTCACCAAGGACATCGTGCTGCGGGCCAGCAGCGAGTTCAAGAGCGTGCTGCTCAGCCTGCGCCAGGGCAGCGTCATCGAGTTCAGCACCATCCTGGAGGGCCGCCTGGGCAGCAAGTGGCCTGTCTTCGAGCTCAAGGCCATCAGCTGCCTCAACTGCATGGCCCAGCTCTCGCCCGCCAGGCGGCACGTGAAGATCGAGCATGACTGGCGCAGCACCGTGCATGGCGCCGTGAAGTTCGCCTTCGACTTCTTCTTCTTCCCGTTCCTGTCGGCGGCCTGA
- the LOC105483912 gene encoding wolframin isoform X2: MVSRGPTKGDVEIPFEEILERAKAGDPKAQTEVGKHYLQLAGDTDEELNSCTAVDWLVLAAKQGRREAVKLLRRCLADRKGITSENEREVRQLSSETDLERAVRKAALVMYWKLNPKKKKQVAVAELLENVGQVNEHDGGVQPGPVPKSLQKQRRMLERLVSSESKNYIALDDFVEITKKYAKGVIPSSLFLQDDEDDDELAGKSPEDLPLRLKVVKYPLHAIMEIKEYLIDMASRAGMHWLSTIIPTHHINALIFFFIISNLTIDFFAFFIPLVIFYLSFISMVICTLKVFQDSKAWENFRTLTDLLLRFEPNLDVEQAEVNFGWNHLEPYAHFLLSVVFVIFSFPIASKDCIPCSELAVIAGFFTVTSYLSLSTHAEPYTRRALATEVTAGLLSLLPSMPLNWPYLKVLGQTFITVPVGHLVVLNISVPCLLYVYLLYLFFRMAQLRNFKGTYCYLVPYLVCFMWCELSVVILLESTGLGLLRASIGYFLFLFALPILVAGLALVGVLQFARWFMSLELTKIAVTMAVCSVPLLLRWWTKASFSVVGVVKSLTRSSMVKLILVWLTAIVLFCWFYVYRSEGMKVYNSTLTWQQYGALCGPRAWKETNMARTQILCSHLEGHRVTWTGRFKYVRVTDIDNSAESAINMLPFFIGDWMRCLYGETYPACSPGNTSTAEEELCRLKLLAKHPCHIKKFDRYKFEITVGMPFSSGADSSRGREEDDVTKDIVLRASSEFKSVLLSLRQGSVIEFSTILEGRLGSKWPVFELKAISCLNCMAQLSPARRHVKIEHDWRSTVHGAVKFAFDFFFFPFLSAA; this comes from the exons GGCCTACAAAAGGAGACGTGGAAATCCCCTTTGAAGAAATCCTGGAGAGGGCCAAGGCCGGGGACCCCAAGGCACAGACTGAG GTGGGGAAGCACTACCTGCAGTTGGCCGGCGACACGGATGAAGAACTCAACAGCTGCACTGCTGTGGACTGGCTGGTCCTCGCCGCAAAGCAGGGCCGGCGGGAGGCTGTGAAGCTGCTTCGCCGGTGCTTGGCGGACAGAAAGG GCATCACATCCGAGAATGAACGGGAAGTGAGGCAACTCTCCTCCGAGACCGACCTGGAGAGGGCCGTGCGCAAGGCAGCCCTGGTCATGTACTGGAAGCTCAACCCCAAGAAGAAGAAGCAGGTGGCCGTGGCGGAGCTGCTGGAGAATGTCGGCCAGGTCAACGAGCACG ATGGAGGGGtgcagccaggccctgtgccCAAGTCCCTGCAGAAGCAGAGGAGGATGCTGGAGCGCCTGGTCAGCAGCGAGT CCAAGAACTACATCGCACTGGATGACTTTGTGGAGATCACTAAGAAGTACGCCAAGGGCGTCATCCCCAGCAGCCTGTTCCTGCAGGACGACGAAGATGATGACGAGCTGGCGGGGAAGAGCCCTGAGGACCTGCCGCTGCGCCTGAAG GTGGTCAAGTATCCCCTGCACGCCATCATGGAGATCAAGGAGTACCTGATCGACATGGCCTCCAGGGCGGGCATGCACTGGCTGTCCACCATCATCCCCACGCACCACATCAACGCCCTCATCTTCTTCTTCATTATCAGCAACCTCACCATCGACTTCTTCGCCTTCTTCATCCCACTGGTCATCTTCTACCTGTCCTTCATCTCCATGGTGATCTGCACCCTCAAGGTGTTCCAGGACAGCAAGGCCTGGGAGAACTTCCGCACCCTCACTGACCTGCTGCTGCGCTTCGAGCCCAACCTGGACGTGGAGCAGGCCGAGGTCAACTTCGGCTGGAACCACCTGGAGCCCTACGCCCACTTCCTGCTCTCTGTTGTCTTCGTCATCTTCTCCTTTCCCATCGCCAGCAAGGACTGCATCCCCTGCTCGGAGCTGGCTGTCATCGCCGGCTTCTTTACCGTGACCAGCTACCTGAGCCTGAGCACCCACGCAGAGCCCTACACGCGCAGGGCCCTGGCCACCGAGGTCACCGCCGGCCTGCTGTCGCTGCTGCCCTCCATGCCCCTGAATTGGCCCTACCTGAAGGTCCTTGGCCAGACCTTCATCACTGTGCCTGTCGGCCACCTGGTCGTCCTCAACATCAGCGTCCCCTGCCTGCTCTACGTCTACCTGCTCTACCTCTTCTTCCGCATGGCGCAGCTGAGGAATTTCAAGGGCACCTACTGCTACCTGGTGCCCTACCTGGTGTGCTTCATGTGGTGCGAGCTCTCGGTGGTCATCCTGCTGGAGTCCACCGGCCTGGGGCTGCTCCGTGCCTCCATCGGctacttcctcttcctctttgccCTCCCCATCCTGGTGGCCGGCCTGGCCCTGGTGGGCGTGCTGCAGTTCGCCCGGTGGTTCATGTCTCTGGAGCTCACCAAGATCGCAGTCACCATGGCGGTCTGCAGCGTGCCCCTGCTGCTGCGCTGGTGGACCAAGGCCAGCTTCTCCGTGGTGGGGGTGGTGAAGTCCCTGACGCGGAGCTCCATGGTCAAGCTCATCCTGGTGTGGCTCACGGCCATCGTGCTGTTCTGCTGGTTCTATGTGTACCGCTCAGAGGGCATGAAGGTCTACAACTCCACACTGACCTGGCAGCAGTACGGGGCACTGTGTGGGCCACGCGCCTGGAAGGAGACCAACATGGCACGCACCCAGATCCTCTGCAGCCACCTGGAGGGCCACAGGGTCACGTGGACCGGCCGCTTCAAGTACGTCCGCGTGACCGACATCGACAACAGCGCCGAGTCGGCCATCAACATGCTCCCGTTCTTCATCGGCGACTGGATGCGCTGCCTCTACGGCGAGACCTACCCTGCCTGCAGCCCTGGCAACACCTCCACGGCCGAGGAGGAGCTCTGTCGCCTTAAGCTGCTGGCCAAGCACCCCTGCCACATCAAGAAGTTCGACCGCTACAAGTTCGAGATCACCGTGGGCATGCCATTCAGCAGCGGCGCCGACAGCTCGCGCGGCCGCGAGGAGGATGACGTCACCAAGGACATCGTGCTGCGGGCCAGCAGCGAGTTCAAGAGCGTGCTGCTCAGCCTGCGCCAGGGCAGCGTCATCGAGTTCAGCACCATCCTGGAGGGCCGCCTGGGCAGCAAGTGGCCTGTCTTCGAGCTCAAGGCCATCAGCTGCCTCAACTGCATGGCCCAGCTCTCGCCCGCCAGGCGGCACGTGAAGATCGAGCATGACTGGCGCAGCACCGTGCATGGCGCCGTGAAGTTCGCCTTCGACTTCTTCTTCTTCCCGTTCCTGTCGGCGGCCTGA
- the LOC105483912 gene encoding wolframin isoform X3, translating into MYWKLNPKKKKQVAVAELLENVGQVNEHDGGVQPGPVPKSLQKQRRMLERLVSSESKNYIALDDFVEITKKYAKGVIPSSLFLQDDEDDDELAGKSPEDLPLRLKVVKYPLHAIMEIKEYLIDMASRAGMHWLSTIIPTHHINALIFFFIISNLTIDFFAFFIPLVIFYLSFISMVICTLKVFQDSKAWENFRTLTDLLLRFEPNLDVEQAEVNFGWNHLEPYAHFLLSVVFVIFSFPIASKDCIPCSELAVIAGFFTVTSYLSLSTHAEPYTRRALATEVTAGLLSLLPSMPLNWPYLKVLGQTFITVPVGHLVVLNISVPCLLYVYLLYLFFRMAQLRNFKGTYCYLVPYLVCFMWCELSVVILLESTGLGLLRASIGYFLFLFALPILVAGLALVGVLQFARWFMSLELTKIAVTMAVCSVPLLLRWWTKASFSVVGVVKSLTRSSMVKLILVWLTAIVLFCWFYVYRSEGMKVYNSTLTWQQYGALCGPRAWKETNMARTQILCSHLEGHRVTWTGRFKYVRVTDIDNSAESAINMLPFFIGDWMRCLYGETYPACSPGNTSTAEEELCRLKLLAKHPCHIKKFDRYKFEITVGMPFSSGADSSRGREEDDVTKDIVLRASSEFKSVLLSLRQGSVIEFSTILEGRLGSKWPVFELKAISCLNCMAQLSPARRHVKIEHDWRSTVHGAVKFAFDFFFFPFLSAA; encoded by the exons ATGTACTGGAAGCTCAACCCCAAGAAGAAGAAGCAGGTGGCCGTGGCGGAGCTGCTGGAGAATGTCGGCCAGGTCAACGAGCACG ATGGAGGGGtgcagccaggccctgtgccCAAGTCCCTGCAGAAGCAGAGGAGGATGCTGGAGCGCCTGGTCAGCAGCGAGT CCAAGAACTACATCGCACTGGATGACTTTGTGGAGATCACTAAGAAGTACGCCAAGGGCGTCATCCCCAGCAGCCTGTTCCTGCAGGACGACGAAGATGATGACGAGCTGGCGGGGAAGAGCCCTGAGGACCTGCCGCTGCGCCTGAAG GTGGTCAAGTATCCCCTGCACGCCATCATGGAGATCAAGGAGTACCTGATCGACATGGCCTCCAGGGCGGGCATGCACTGGCTGTCCACCATCATCCCCACGCACCACATCAACGCCCTCATCTTCTTCTTCATTATCAGCAACCTCACCATCGACTTCTTCGCCTTCTTCATCCCACTGGTCATCTTCTACCTGTCCTTCATCTCCATGGTGATCTGCACCCTCAAGGTGTTCCAGGACAGCAAGGCCTGGGAGAACTTCCGCACCCTCACTGACCTGCTGCTGCGCTTCGAGCCCAACCTGGACGTGGAGCAGGCCGAGGTCAACTTCGGCTGGAACCACCTGGAGCCCTACGCCCACTTCCTGCTCTCTGTTGTCTTCGTCATCTTCTCCTTTCCCATCGCCAGCAAGGACTGCATCCCCTGCTCGGAGCTGGCTGTCATCGCCGGCTTCTTTACCGTGACCAGCTACCTGAGCCTGAGCACCCACGCAGAGCCCTACACGCGCAGGGCCCTGGCCACCGAGGTCACCGCCGGCCTGCTGTCGCTGCTGCCCTCCATGCCCCTGAATTGGCCCTACCTGAAGGTCCTTGGCCAGACCTTCATCACTGTGCCTGTCGGCCACCTGGTCGTCCTCAACATCAGCGTCCCCTGCCTGCTCTACGTCTACCTGCTCTACCTCTTCTTCCGCATGGCGCAGCTGAGGAATTTCAAGGGCACCTACTGCTACCTGGTGCCCTACCTGGTGTGCTTCATGTGGTGCGAGCTCTCGGTGGTCATCCTGCTGGAGTCCACCGGCCTGGGGCTGCTCCGTGCCTCCATCGGctacttcctcttcctctttgccCTCCCCATCCTGGTGGCCGGCCTGGCCCTGGTGGGCGTGCTGCAGTTCGCCCGGTGGTTCATGTCTCTGGAGCTCACCAAGATCGCAGTCACCATGGCGGTCTGCAGCGTGCCCCTGCTGCTGCGCTGGTGGACCAAGGCCAGCTTCTCCGTGGTGGGGGTGGTGAAGTCCCTGACGCGGAGCTCCATGGTCAAGCTCATCCTGGTGTGGCTCACGGCCATCGTGCTGTTCTGCTGGTTCTATGTGTACCGCTCAGAGGGCATGAAGGTCTACAACTCCACACTGACCTGGCAGCAGTACGGGGCACTGTGTGGGCCACGCGCCTGGAAGGAGACCAACATGGCACGCACCCAGATCCTCTGCAGCCACCTGGAGGGCCACAGGGTCACGTGGACCGGCCGCTTCAAGTACGTCCGCGTGACCGACATCGACAACAGCGCCGAGTCGGCCATCAACATGCTCCCGTTCTTCATCGGCGACTGGATGCGCTGCCTCTACGGCGAGACCTACCCTGCCTGCAGCCCTGGCAACACCTCCACGGCCGAGGAGGAGCTCTGTCGCCTTAAGCTGCTGGCCAAGCACCCCTGCCACATCAAGAAGTTCGACCGCTACAAGTTCGAGATCACCGTGGGCATGCCATTCAGCAGCGGCGCCGACAGCTCGCGCGGCCGCGAGGAGGATGACGTCACCAAGGACATCGTGCTGCGGGCCAGCAGCGAGTTCAAGAGCGTGCTGCTCAGCCTGCGCCAGGGCAGCGTCATCGAGTTCAGCACCATCCTGGAGGGCCGCCTGGGCAGCAAGTGGCCTGTCTTCGAGCTCAAGGCCATCAGCTGCCTCAACTGCATGGCCCAGCTCTCGCCCGCCAGGCGGCACGTGAAGATCGAGCATGACTGGCGCAGCACCGTGCATGGCGCCGTGAAGTTCGCCTTCGACTTCTTCTTCTTCCCGTTCCTGTCGGCGGCCTGA